One Anatilimnocola floriformis genomic window, GGCGGCAACGAAGTCTCGATCACCTCCGTCTCTGCCGACGGCCGTTACGCTTCGGTCGGCGGGCAGCACAACACCGTGCGGGTTTGCAATCTGGCCTCGGGGCAACAAGTTTCGCTGGAGAACGGCAAGCACACTTATGCTTCTACCCTCTCTCCCGACGGCGCCTTGGCCGTGACTGGCGGTGGTGAGTCACTCGTGCGGCTGTGGAATGTTGCCAATCAAAAAGTCTTATTCGAGTGCAAACTCGACGGCCACATCTACAACGTCGCCGTGAGTCGCGACGGCAAGCGATTCCTGGGCTTCAATTCCAACAAGCGGCTTCATGTTTGGAATGCCACCGCCAACGACCCCGGTCAATTTTTCGACTGCCCGTTCGGCATCGGTCCGGTGGCCTTCAGCGCCGACGGTCGCTACGTGCAAGCCGCAGGCGACGGGGGCGTGATGCTGATCGCCGTTCCGACTGCTCCGCCGGCGAGCACGCCTACCAGTGCGCCAGCCGCGACTTCTGCGGCCGAAAAGGGCAAAGACTTGCCGCTGAATAAGTGGGTCGAAATCAATTCCCACGTCGATATCGATCAGGATTTGGTGCGCGGTCATTGGCACAAGACGAACGGCAGCCTGAGCGTGGAAGATATCGGGGTGCACTCGCGGCTGCGACTGCCAGTTCTGCTGAAGAACTGCAGCTACGATTGGCGGGTCGATTTTCGCGTGGGCGACAAACATGACGAAATCCACTTCTTGTTGCCAATCGGCGAGCGCATCGTGATTCTGTCGCTCGATGGCTATGGTGGTGAAACGACCGGTTTGACGCTCGTTAAAAAAAGAGCCGCATCCGAGGTCAGCACCTCCGTTCGTCGCGCACTCTTGGCGCCCAACAGCAACAACCGCATGGAAATCTCGGTGCGGCTGGACAAAGGGCAGGTTAAGGTGACGATGGCGCTCAACGGAGTTGCCGTCTTCGAGCATGTAGGGGCCAGCGCCGATTTATCGGTCGAACGTGAACAGTCGCTCGGCACGAATGCGCAACCAGGTTTGATGGTGCACGAGCGGGCCATCACCTACGTCAGCAATCAAGTGCGGATCGTCGAGGGAAACGGCGCGATCGGGCGCGACGTGCCGCTGCGCGAACCGCTCCCGGCCCGAATTCTCAACCTAAAGCCGACTTCACTGACAAGCTTGAAGCCCAAGATCCTTCGCAACCACGAAGACTTGTTTGCCGTGAACCAAGGGACCAGAAGTCCGCTGTTGAACAACAAAGAATGCAACGAGTTCCTCTTCACGCACGCGCCGACGACCTTGCAGTACGAGATTCCCGCCAAGGCCAGATACTTCACCGCCGTCGCTTACGCGGCCCGCCACCCGGCCATCAAATTCATCGTTCGCGTCGATGGCAAGGAAATGTATTCCAGCAAGAACGAGGCGATTGCGAACGTGCTGGTGGAAATTCCTCCCGGCAGCACAACCCTTGAGCTCGAATGCGATCCACTGGGCGATGTCGCGCGGAAGCACAGCTGTTGGTGCTATCCAGCGTTCCGGTAGTGAGAGGTTGCCGCGTCTGCGACAGCTCGCCGCGATCGGGCGAAACTTGGATCAGTGGATACCGCTGCTTATAATGCAGTGGAAGTAAGAAGGAATAGCGGCGGCGTTCTAACCAGCCCTATTCAAGAATCTAGATCTCCACCTACTTGGAACCAGTTGAATGGATCGGGGAGAACTCAACGACTTGATTCGACAAGGCCCGATTCGCATCACCATGAATAGTGGCGATACGGTCGATATTCTGCACCGCGAAATGGTGACCGTCAGTTCGATGGCAGCGGCAATTCTCGTGAAAGGTGCGGACGGAAAATATCGGCACCATCTTTATCCGCTGGTCACGATGAGCAAGGTCGAGCAGCTAGAGCCTGCTTCGTAGCAACACCGCAGGATAAACGAGCGTCAGGCCGCCGAGCGTTTTTGTTCCACTTGCGGACCACGCCAGGCGTGCAACACGAGCAAGCACGCGCCGCACACCAGCATGCAATCGGCGATGTTGAAATTCGGCCAAGTGTATTGCTGGTAACGAAAGAGAATCCAGTCGCGCACACCGTGCTCGAATTCCGGCGGCAAGCCACTCGCATCCCACAGGCCGAGGCGGTCGTAGAGGTTGCCGAAGATGCCCGACATCACCGAGCCGAGGGCCACTGTCAGCAGCCAATCGTGGGCCGCGCGATAGTAGAACAGCCAGATGATGATGCCGACAGCGGCGACGACCGAAAGCAGCGAGAACACCCACCAGTAGCCTTCGCCCATGCCGAAGAGGGCGCCGCGATTGACCGCGGTTTGAAAGCCGACGTAGCCTTCGACGATCCAGAAATATTTATCCTGCTGCGGCAAGCCGAGCCAGGAAAACATGATTTGCTTGGTGATCCAATCGACGGCAAAGCCGACGATGGCCAGGCTCAAGAAGGCGACGTACCGATTGGTCGGCACGGCCGCTAGCGGCAGTTCAAGATCTGCCGCTGAGTCCGTAGTTTCTTCCCGCACTCGCTGAGCACTCGGATTGCTCGTGGCGGATTTAGTGGGTCGTCGGCTGCTTTTCGGCGCACTTGACACAGTAAGGCGTATGCGGAAGGACCTGGAGACGAGTCTTGGGAATCTTGGCCTGACATTCGATGCAGACACCATAGAGACCAGCTTCGACTCGCTCAAGAGCAGCTTCGATCTGATCCAGGGTCGTGCCGTCGTGTTCCATCAAGCTGAGGGTAAATTCCTGCTCGAAGGCGTCGGTCCCCATGTCGGCCATGTGGATCGGCATGCGGGAGAGATCGCCGCTCGATTCGCTGCGGGTCATGCCGAGAGCGGCGTCGGCGAGGGCCGACACATCGCCACGCAACCGGGCCCTGAGGGTGAGGAGCAATGTCTTGAACTCTTTGGCCTCGATCTTTTTCACGCGCGAGCTCCCTCAACTCAAAAAGGGGCGCTGGAGTCATCTCGTCAGCAGCCCAAAAATCGCTGCAAGCCGTTTGAAACAAATAAACGGCCCCTAGCCCCATTATTGTACTTGTGCAATAAGCCTCCGTCAAAGGTGTGGTAAAAATCTAGTTAATTACTGGCAAAAGGCGACAGGTGGGCGCTCAGGGCTCCGTCACATTCTGTTGCCTTTTCGCTAGCAAGCAGGCACAATCCGCCTCAGCTTTCTTTGCGGGCACAGGAGGCGGCCATGGCCATTTCGAATCGGCAAAAAAATCTGCTCACCATCGCGGGCCTGGCCATCGTCGTGGCTGCGATGATCTCGGCGACGTTCATGCTGGCGGACCACAGCGAGCAACACAAAGTCCACCACGTTCACAACGAAACTCGGCTATCCAACGGCAGACCGCAGCACGAATGGGAGGCTTCTGCCGCCATGTGGCAGAAACTATTAGAGGACGCAAAAGCCGCTAATAATGCGCAACTGATCGAGGAGTGCAGCCAAAAAATTGCCGAAGCAGAGCGAAACATCGCCCGGCTTAAGAACTAACTCGAGCGCTCACGATTTCCAAGGCCGGTCACGATCAACCACGCCGAGCGCCCCGCGCAGCGAGCGAATCAGTAATCCCGCATCGCTGCCGAGGCCGATTAGCCGAAAACCCTGTTCACGGCGCTTTAACAAATCATCGTTGCTGGTCGCCAGCAAGCCGCAGTACTTGCCGGCCTTCGTCAACGTTTCTTGCATTTGTAGGATCTGCTCGGCGCATCCCGGCCCTTCCCACTGACCGCGATAGCCAGCCGTCGACGAGTAATCGGCGGGGCCGAACCAAAAGAGTTCGCTGCCGTCGACCTCGGCGAGCTGCTGAATCTGCTGCTGCGTCCGAACCGTTTCGATGA contains:
- a CDS encoding TraR/DksA family transcriptional regulator produces the protein MKKIEAKEFKTLLLTLRARLRGDVSALADAALGMTRSESSGDLSRMPIHMADMGTDAFEQEFTLSLMEHDGTTLDQIEAALERVEAGLYGVCIECQAKIPKTRLQVLPHTPYCVKCAEKQPTTH
- a CDS encoding signal peptidase II, coding for MPTNRYVAFLSLAIVGFAVDWITKQIMFSWLGLPQQDKYFWIVEGYVGFQTAVNRGALFGMGEGYWWVFSLLSVVAAVGIIIWLFYYRAAHDWLLTVALGSVMSGIFGNLYDRLGLWDASGLPPEFEHGVRDWILFRYQQYTWPNFNIADCMLVCGACLLVLHAWRGPQVEQKRSAA